The following proteins are co-located in the Procambarus clarkii isolate CNS0578487 chromosome 16, FALCON_Pclarkii_2.0, whole genome shotgun sequence genome:
- the LOC123760053 gene encoding uncharacterized protein: MASRTTLLGLAWLVAAAGVLLLLLRLDQRREKGAADGWSSVAEMAAPATSVVVLDRGNNTTCTVNLHGATVVSWRVNNQEQLFVSKQAIFDGKRAIRGGIPVVFPQFGPWSTGPQHGFARICRWELKKPPERLPTGDVEAMFQLLDNEFTRSMWNYPFSLTYRLILREKELHFNISVYNPGAETLSFTLLLHTYFKVPDVRRCQITGMRGCTYIDKTREGALYQEHRDVVTINEWTDRIYQNTPLEHIITNVVSGRKMRMQKYNLVDTVVWNPWIEKAKEIPDFGEEEFPNLVCVEAGHVSAPVILPPGTVFEASQILQVM, translated from the exons ATGGCGTCACGCACGACTTTGCTGGGTCTCGCATGGTTGGTTGCAGCGGCCggcgtcctgctgctgctgctgcgcctCGACCAG AGGCGGGAAAAGGGTGCAGCAGACGGATGGAGCTCAGTAGCAGAGATGGCGGCGCCAGCGACGAGCGTGGTGGTGCTCGACCGCGGCAACAACACCACATGCACCGTCAATTTGCACG GTGCAACTGTGGTGTCATGGCGCGTGAACAACCAGGAGCAACTTTTTGTTAG TAAACAGGCGATATTTGATGGAAAGCGTGCCATCCGAGGAGGAATTCCAGTTGTCTTTC CCCAGTTTGGACCCTGGAGCACTGGTCCACAGCATGGATTTGCCCGCATTTGCCGCTGGGAGCTAAAGAAGCCTCCAGAACGTTTACCTACCGGAGATGTAGAGGCTATGTTCCAGTTGCTGGACAATGAATTCACTCGGTCCATGTGGAACTATCC GTTCAGCTTAACGTATCGTCTCATCTTACGAGAAAAGGAACTCCACTTTAACATATCTGTTTACAACCCAGGAGCAGAGACGCTCTCCTTTACTCTTCTTCTCCATACTTACTTCAAGGTTCCTGATGTACGCCGATGTCAAATTACTGGCATGAGGGGATGCACCTATATAGATAAG ACCCGAGAGGGAGCTCTCTACCAGGAGCACCGTGATGTGGTAACCATTAATGAATGGACAGATCGTATCTATCAGAATACTCCTCTTGAGCACATCATCACTAATGTTGTAAGCGGCCGCAAGATGAGAATGCAAAAGTACAACCTTGTTGATACTG tGGTATGGAATCCATGGATTGAGAAAGCCAAAGAGATCCCAGATTTTGGGGAGGAGGAATTCCCTAACCTGGTGTGTGTAGAGGCAGGTCACGTCTCTGCTCCAGTCATCCTTCCACCTGGAACTGTGTTCGAGGCCAGTCAGATCCTGCAAGTCATGTAG